One part of the Lycium ferocissimum isolate CSIRO_LF1 unplaced genomic scaffold, AGI_CSIRO_Lferr_CH_V1 ctg13842, whole genome shotgun sequence genome encodes these proteins:
- the LOC132042177 gene encoding uncharacterized protein LOC132042177: protein MEGEQVLLKISPMNGVMRFGKTGRLRPRYIGPFEILPSVGVVAYELALPPGLSGVHPIFHVSMLKRYPSDGSYIIRWDSLLLDKNLSYEEDPIAILDRQMRKLRSKEVASVKASGDWESGPADGILLWQMRGSIPSSAGAEDAVPESLNA, encoded by the exons ATGGAGGGTGAGCAGGTTCTTCTGAAAATTTCACCCATGAATGGTGTCATGCGATTTGGGAAGACGGGTAGGTTGAGGCCAAGGtacattggtccatttgagattcttcCTAGTGTTGGTgtggtggcttatgagttagctttgccACCAGGcctgtcaggtgttcatccgatatttcatgtttctatgttgAAGAGGTACCCTTCAGACGGTTcttatatcattcgttgggactCCCTGTTGCTTGATAAGAATTTGTCTTATGAGGAAGATCCTAtagcgatcttggataggcaaatGAGAAAATTGAGATCAAAAGAGGTAGCATCAgttaag GCCTCAGGAGATTGGGAATCCGGCCCAGCAGACGGAATTCTGTTGTGGCAGATGCGCGGTAGCATACCATCTTCTGCTGGAGCGGAAGATGCTGTTCCAGAATCATTAAATGCTTAA